A genome region from Clostridium sp. JN-9 includes the following:
- a CDS encoding transposase — MLQLSKNDKDKVLEAIKEGRIDAADVSFPNLIDTIVLKMKNIGLIDKLAESFKDKRKQNKHIPFHILIALAITAKMKLKTSLTDVAFAVTDGELLSELGWNMWDTNKNLEEGLFAEGVMRNLIQKYDAEEFIESYNNYVQNVVMPSLNIAPSIHILDCTKIHVNLDNVNYENSETIKDDGKVIRGYKMGTLRGLMDDSGIIEEIVFDSIKPHDLELCRNMILKSKCLKGGDILINDRGFISRDVINFLKVEKQVDTYVPAKKNMTIYQEAVKIAISEDKWQKHPNRKRKTQEIHLVKDLGMMWQSNTPDKDVDLCACVVHDKKDNEYYVFLTTDTNKTAKQIINTYELRPEIEEDYRQIKDFWKLEDFKSTKYNFITFHIVMTLIGYMYFQLFKNMEEGNKYSGKSLPVIIKNYKEDKQKSVIIYSGQYFGVFSFIEFIQLYAGCSAEVRKLLDPTLALV; from the coding sequence ATGTTACAATTAAGCAAAAACGATAAAGATAAGGTGTTGGAAGCTATAAAAGAAGGTAGGATTGATGCTGCTGACGTAAGTTTCCCTAATCTTATAGATACAATAGTATTAAAAATGAAAAATATAGGACTTATAGATAAATTGGCTGAAAGTTTTAAAGATAAAAGAAAACAAAATAAGCATATTCCATTTCATATACTTATTGCGTTAGCAATTACAGCAAAGATGAAACTTAAAACCAGCCTGACAGATGTCGCCTTTGCTGTGACTGATGGTGAGTTATTATCTGAACTAGGATGGAATATGTGGGATACCAATAAAAACCTTGAAGAAGGGTTATTCGCCGAAGGCGTTATGAGAAATTTAATTCAAAAATATGATGCTGAGGAATTTATAGAGTCTTATAACAATTATGTCCAAAATGTAGTTATGCCATCTCTTAACATAGCTCCATCTATACATATTCTTGATTGCACTAAAATACATGTGAATTTAGATAATGTAAATTATGAAAATTCTGAAACTATAAAAGATGATGGAAAAGTGATTCGTGGTTATAAAATGGGAACATTAAGAGGTCTTATGGATGATTCGGGAATTATAGAAGAGATAGTTTTTGATTCTATAAAGCCTCATGATTTAGAACTTTGTAGAAATATGATTTTAAAAAGTAAATGTTTAAAAGGTGGAGATATTCTCATAAATGACAGGGGATTTATTTCTCGTGATGTTATTAATTTTTTGAAGGTTGAAAAGCAAGTGGATACATATGTACCTGCAAAAAAGAACATGACAATATACCAAGAAGCTGTAAAAATAGCAATCTCCGAAGACAAGTGGCAAAAACACCCTAACAGGAAAAGGAAAACTCAAGAAATACACCTGGTTAAGGATCTAGGTATGATGTGGCAAAGTAATACACCGGATAAAGATGTTGACTTGTGCGCCTGTGTCGTTCATGATAAAAAAGATAATGAATACTATGTATTTTTAACCACAGACACAAATAAAACTGCAAAACAAATAATAAATACTTATGAACTAAGACCAGAAATTGAAGAAGACTATAGACAAATAAAAGACTTTTGGAAATTAGAAGATTTTAAGAGTACAAAATATAATTTTATAACTTTTCATATAGTTATGACACTCATTGGCTACATGTATTTTCAACTATTCAAAAACATGGAGGAGGGAAATAAGTATTCAGGCAAGTCCCTCCCTGTAATTATTAAGAATTATAAAGAAGATAAGCAAAAGTCAGTTATAATATATTCTGGTCAATATTTTGGCGTATTTTCCTTTATTGAATTTATTCAATTGTATGCTGGCTGCTCCGCAGAGGTAAGGAAACTTCTTGATCCAACCTTGGCTTTAGTATAG